The Vibrio crassostreae genomic interval CGAAAGCCCGCATCTTCACGAACGAACTTGCCACCGCTTTCTTTGGTGTCGTACCACACATCGTGCCAAACACCTTCAACTAACTTACCCATATCCAAACCCCTGTGATGCTAACTTTTCTCTAGTATAAAAAAAGCCAACTTTTTCAAAACTAGAAGAAGTTGGCTTAGTTGTTCGAATATTTTGATGAAACTTGTTGAGCGGACCTATAAGCCTAAGACAAAAAAAGCGCGACTCTAATAACTAGTCGCGCTTAAGCCTGTCACAGGCTGAACCGTTTTAAATAGGCTCTAGACTTGTACGTGCAAGCAAGATACTGCGTGAACGTCATCGCCTTGAATCGTTGGCTTAGTTTGCGCACATGCCTCTGTTGCTTGTGGGCAACGAGTACGGAACACACAACCAGATGGCGGGTTGATTGGCGATGGGAGATCACCTTCCAACATCTGAATGGTTTTGCTGCGCTCTAAGCGTGGGTCTGGAATTGGAACTGCAGACATCAACGCTTTGGTGTATGGGTGCTTAGGATCAGAGAACAATGCATCTGATTCGCCAAGTTCTACCGCGTTGCCTAAGTACATCACCAACACGCGGTCAGAAATGTGTTTAACAACCGACAAATCGTGCGCGATGAATACCAAAGACAAACCTAGCTCTTTTTGTAGCTCCTTCAGAAGGTTAACTACTTGAGCTTGGATAGATACATCCAATGCCGAAACTGGTTCATCACAGATGATCATCTTAGGTTTTAAGATAAGAGCACGTGCGATACCGATACGTTGACACTGACCGCCTGAGAACTCATGCGGGTAACGGTTGATTACGTTTGGTAGTAAACCAACCTTTGCCATCATCTCTTTAACTCGATCCTTCACTTCCTGTTTAGAAAGCTCTGGGTAGAAAGTCTCTAGAGGTTCAGCAATAATATCACCAACAGACATACGCGGGTTTAGCGATGCTAGTGGGTCTTGGAAGATCATCTGAATCTCTTTACGAGTTTCACGACGCTGTACTTCCTGCATTTTAGTTAGGTCTTGGCCTAACCACATAACTTCGCCGTCTGTCGCTTCAACCAAACCAATGATTGCACGAGCAAATGTCGATTTACCACAACCAGACTCACCTACTACACCTAGCGTTTCTCCTTCGTAAAGGTGAATATCAACGCCATCAACAGCTTTCAGGTTTGACGGTTTTGCCCAAGGCCACGCTGATTTAGCTGCGATGCTAAAGTGAACTTTCAGGTCTTTAATATCTAATAATAACTGCTTATCTACACTCATTTTGTCCAAGTCTCCCAGTCAGAAAAACAAGCACGCTGACGGTCATTACCAAATGGCGTCAAAATAGGTGCTTCTTGCTTACAACGGTCCATTACACGGTGACAACGGTCTTGGTAAGGACAGCCTGTTGGCAGGCGAAGTAAGTTTGGTGGATTACCTGGAATAGTCGGTAGAATTTCACCTTCTGTATCCAAACGAGGAATCGCTTTCAGTAGGCCTTCTGCGTATGGGTGGCTTGGCTCGTAGAAGATTTCATCAACCGTGCCGTACTCCATTGTACGACCAGCGTACATCACAAGTACTTTGTCACATGAACCTGCAACCACACCCAAATCATGGGTGATCATGATGATTGCCGTGTTGAACTCATCTTTCAATTCGTTCAGCAACTCCATGATTTGCGCTTGAATAGTTACATCCAAAGCGGTAGTTGGTTCATCAGCGATAAGCAGTTTAGGACGACACAATAGTGCCATTGCGATCATCACACGTTGACGCATACCGCCAGAAAATTCGTGTGGGTACATAGTGATACGCTTGCGTGCTTCAGGGATTTTAACCGCTTCAAGCATGCGTACTGATTCTTCAAACGCCTCTGCTTTACCCATGCCTTTGTGCAGCATAAGTACTTCCATCAGCTGATCACTTAC includes:
- the oppD gene encoding ABC transporter ATP-binding protein, with protein sequence MSLLDVKDLRVEFTTQDGIVTAVNDLNFSLNQGETLGIVGESGSGKSQTVFSIMGLLAKNGIISGSAKFEGKEILNLPEKELNKVRAEQIAMIFQDPMTSLNPYMKVSDQLMEVLMLHKGMGKAEAFEESVRMLEAVKIPEARKRITMYPHEFSGGMRQRVMIAMALLCRPKLLIADEPTTALDVTIQAQIMELLNELKDEFNTAIIMITHDLGVVAGSCDKVLVMYAGRTMEYGTVDEIFYEPSHPYAEGLLKAIPRLDTEGEILPTIPGNPPNLLRLPTGCPYQDRCHRVMDRCKQEAPILTPFGNDRQRACFSDWETWTK
- the oppF gene encoding murein tripeptide/oligopeptide ABC transporter ATP binding protein OppF, which encodes MSVDKQLLLDIKDLKVHFSIAAKSAWPWAKPSNLKAVDGVDIHLYEGETLGVVGESGCGKSTFARAIIGLVEATDGEVMWLGQDLTKMQEVQRRETRKEIQMIFQDPLASLNPRMSVGDIIAEPLETFYPELSKQEVKDRVKEMMAKVGLLPNVINRYPHEFSGGQCQRIGIARALILKPKMIICDEPVSALDVSIQAQVVNLLKELQKELGLSLVFIAHDLSVVKHISDRVLVMYLGNAVELGESDALFSDPKHPYTKALMSAVPIPDPRLERSKTIQMLEGDLPSPINPPSGCVFRTRCPQATEACAQTKPTIQGDDVHAVSCLHVQV